One genomic region from Zalophus californianus isolate mZalCal1 chromosome 12, mZalCal1.pri.v2, whole genome shotgun sequence encodes:
- the AGR2 gene encoding anterior gradient protein 2 homolog has product MEKISVSAFLLLVALSYTLAKDITAKSGAKKDTKDSGPKLPQTLSRGWGDQLIWTQTYEEALYKSKTSNKPLMIIHHLDECPHSQALKKVFAENKEIQKLAEQFVLLNLVYETTDKHLSPDGQYVPRIMFVDPSLTVRADITGRYSNRLYAYEPSDVALLLDNMKKALKLLKTEL; this is encoded by the exons ATGGAGAAGATCTCGGTGTCAGCATTCTTGCTCCTTGTCGCCCTCTCTTACACCCTGGCCAAAGACATCACAGCAAAATCAGGGGCTAAGAAAGACACCAAGGACTCTGGACCCAAACTGCCCCAGACCCTCTCCAGAG GTTGGGGTGATCAACTCATCTGGACTCAGACCTACGAAGAAGCTTTATACAAATCCAAGACAAG CAACAAGCCCTTAATGATTATTCATCACTTGGATGAATGCCCACACAGTCAAG CTTTAAAGAAAGTGTTtgctgaaaataaagaaatccagAAATTGGCAGAGCAGTTTGTCCTCCTCAACCTAGTT TATGAAACAACTGACAAACACCTTTCTCCTGATGGCCAATATGTCCCCAGGATCATGTTTGTTG ACCCATCCCTGACAGTTAGAGCTGACATCACTGGAAGATACTCGAATCGTCTCTATGCTTATGAACCTTCAGATGTAGCTCTAC TGCTCGACAACATGAAGAAAGCTCTCAAGTTGCTGAAGACTGAATTGTAG